One Brassica oleracea var. oleracea cultivar TO1000 chromosome C7, BOL, whole genome shotgun sequence genomic window carries:
- the LOC106305284 gene encoding uncharacterized protein LOC106305284: MSSPTLDQLHTYHAQERVIFSKLVLQFSRSPSESLLVMATWFWLENFGFEDIFATIFPLPDRLIASFANEAVSCFRCIESSDPPNGFDQIPLTSQYLQNHVSLPMIYKHRYTAIAGIKTFLNTICSRIFSDILAQVLPYSSPPYSVPGLHPSLIIPGFPHPTFGNINVMRPDLVDGVNTFNNNNSFLFPKGLWEWNDHSMESENDRTMFITFSRGFHVSQAEVKELFTNIFGEKCVVGVYMREDCVSSPNIFACNNDQQQSLFAKLVLDSVVTVDRILEGEKLQKFRINGKHIWARKYNEKKDGRTCFT; the protein is encoded by the coding sequence ATGTCATCTCCAACACTAGACCAACTACACACTTACCATGCCCAAGAAAGGGTGATATTCTCTAAACTGGTCCTACAATTTTCAAGATCACCATCAGAATCACTCCTTGTCATGGCTACATGGTTTTGGCTTGAAAACTTTGGTTTTGAAGACATTTTTGCAACCATCTTTCCTCTTCCAGATCGACTCATTGCATCTTTTGCTAACGAAGCTGTCTCCTGCTTCCGATGCATCGAGTCCTCTGATCCCCCAAATGGCTTTGACCAAATCCCTCTCACTTCACAATATTTGCAAAATCATGTCTCACTTCCCATGATTTACAAACATCGATACACCGCCATTGCTGGTATCAAAACCTTTCTAAACACCATTTGTTCTAGAATCTTTTCAGACATCCTTGCACAAGTTCTTCCATATTCTTCACCACCATATTCCGTCCCCGGACTCCACCCATCTCTGATCATACCTGGCTTCCCGCATCCGACTTTCGGAAACATCAATGTCATGCGACCTGATCTAGTTGATGGGGTTAACACCTTCAACAACAACAACTCGTTCCTCTTCCCAAAGGGTCTTTGGGAGTGGAACGATCACTCCATGGAAAGTGAGAATGATCGTACCATGTTTATAACATTTTCTCGTGGCTTTCATGTGTCGCAGGCCGAAGTTAAGGAGCTTTTCACCAACATATTTGGAGAAAAGTGTGTGGTAGGTGTTTACATGCGAGAAGACTGCGTAAGTTCACCTAACATATTTGCATGTAACAATGATCAGCAACAATCACTATTTGCTAAGTTGGTTTTGGACTCGGTGGTTACGGTGGATCGTATACTAGAAGGTGAGAAGCTACAAAAGTTTCGGATCAATGGTAAACACATTTGGGCTCGTAAATACAACGAGAAGAAGGACGGACGTACTTGCTTCACTTAA